A portion of the Sphingobacterium spiritivorum genome contains these proteins:
- the nagA gene encoding N-acetylglucosamine-6-phosphate deacetylase, whose product MTKLLLHNCILVLPASLLENGYVYVVDKRIAGVGQGMPEIQDDELKIIDLKGRYVSAGFIDMHVHGGGGYDFMDATVEAFLGVSETHVRYGTTAMCPTTLTADSENLYAVLDTYAAALPQNKKGASWLGLHLEGPYLAMNQRGAQDPKYIRNPDVKEYSAILDYSPHITRWSAAPELPGALAFGDYLQSKGIIASLAHTDALFEEVVEGYDHGYRLATHFYSAMSTIVRKNAKRYAGVIEAGYYLDGMDVEIIADGIHVPAPLLKLIYKIKGPTRIALVTDAMRAAAMPEGPSVLGRVQDGLPVLVEGGVAKLPDRSAFAGSVATCNQLIRNYRDLAGIPLEVVVSMLTAVPARILGVQDRKGSLETGKDADIVVFDQDIEVYMTVVEGEIRYDRLTTG is encoded by the coding sequence ATGACCAAACTGCTTTTACATAATTGTATTCTTGTTTTACCTGCATCGCTCCTTGAAAACGGCTATGTGTATGTGGTAGATAAACGTATTGCGGGAGTTGGTCAGGGGATGCCCGAAATACAGGATGATGAGTTGAAAATTATCGATTTGAAGGGGCGTTATGTCTCCGCTGGTTTTATCGATATGCATGTTCATGGCGGTGGAGGATATGACTTTATGGATGCAACAGTAGAAGCATTTCTAGGGGTTTCCGAAACCCATGTCCGCTATGGAACCACAGCCATGTGTCCGACAACTCTAACCGCTGACAGTGAAAACCTGTATGCTGTATTAGATACCTATGCAGCAGCTCTTCCTCAGAATAAGAAAGGTGCATCCTGGTTAGGTTTACATCTGGAAGGTCCTTATCTGGCCATGAACCAGCGGGGAGCACAGGATCCGAAATATATCCGGAATCCGGATGTAAAGGAATACAGCGCTATACTGGATTACAGCCCGCATATTACACGCTGGAGTGCCGCTCCTGAACTTCCAGGGGCTTTGGCTTTTGGAGATTATCTGCAGTCCAAAGGCATTATTGCATCGCTGGCACATACAGATGCCCTGTTTGAGGAAGTCGTGGAAGGCTATGATCACGGTTATCGCCTGGCGACTCATTTTTATTCAGCCATGTCTACCATTGTGCGCAAAAATGCAAAGCGTTATGCTGGCGTGATAGAGGCCGGATACTATTTAGATGGTATGGATGTAGAGATTATTGCAGATGGTATTCATGTCCCCGCTCCGCTGTTAAAATTAATTTACAAGATCAAAGGTCCCACTCGTATTGCATTGGTAACAGATGCGATGCGTGCTGCAGCTATGCCCGAAGGGCCTAGTGTACTGGGGCGTGTGCAGGATGGATTGCCCGTGCTGGTGGAAGGAGGCGTAGCCAAACTGCCGGACAGATCTGCATTTGCAGGAAGTGTAGCGACCTGTAATCAGCTGATCAGAAACTACCGGGATCTGGCCGGAATCCCGCTCGAAGTAGTGGTATCTATGCTGACAGCGGTACCTGCCCGTATTCTGGGAGTACAGGATCGGAAAGGAAGTTTGGAAACAGGTAAAGATGCGGATATCGTTGTGTTTGATCAGGATATAGAAGTCTACATGACCGTAGTGGAAGGTGAGATCAGATATGATCGTTTGACAACGGGTTAG
- a CDS encoding substrate-binding domain-containing protein produces the protein MKKDNSLVGIKELAKLANVSIGTIDRVLHDRPGVAAKTKERVLAVLQEHDYQPNMIARALASRKARRIVVLIPSASPESAYWKAPLEGVRTAGSEILRYSFTLDVLLFDQNDRHSFIPLAAQLLEEDFDALVLAPMFHQEAQPLLQHCDENKIPYVFINSDIPGSDSAAYFGPDLFQSGCMTAQLINYISNPADEILLVHISKEMEMQHHLLRKEEGLLQYMQNNDMKQKLHKLVIRDTTYSAIEQALAQQLKDSTVKVLFVTNSRVASVARFIEEQQIAGICLIGFDYLPDNIAYLEKGIVDFLLCHKPIAQGYKSVMSLFQLLEAQQEPQKINYMPIDVISKENYRYYEN, from the coding sequence ATGAAAAAAGATAATAGTCTGGTAGGTATTAAGGAACTGGCGAAACTGGCTAATGTTTCTATCGGTACCATTGACCGGGTACTGCATGACCGTCCGGGAGTTGCCGCTAAAACCAAAGAGCGGGTGCTGGCCGTTTTGCAGGAGCATGACTATCAGCCCAATATGATCGCACGTGCCCTTGCCAGCCGCAAAGCCCGTCGTATCGTTGTCCTTATTCCCTCTGCCTCTCCCGAATCTGCTTATTGGAAAGCTCCGCTTGAGGGAGTCCGCACGGCAGGCAGCGAGATTCTGCGGTACAGTTTTACACTGGATGTATTGTTGTTTGATCAGAATGACAGGCACAGCTTTATTCCCTTGGCTGCACAACTGCTGGAGGAAGACTTTGACGCCCTCGTATTGGCTCCCATGTTCCATCAGGAAGCGCAGCCCCTGCTGCAACATTGTGATGAAAACAAGATCCCGTACGTATTCATCAACTCCGATATTCCGGGGTCTGATAGTGCTGCTTACTTTGGCCCTGATCTTTTTCAGAGTGGATGTATGACCGCTCAGCTCATAAATTATATCAGCAATCCTGCGGATGAAATATTGCTGGTTCATATTTCCAAGGAAATGGAAATGCAGCATCACCTTTTACGTAAGGAAGAAGGACTGTTGCAGTATATGCAGAATAATGACATGAAGCAGAAATTGCATAAGCTGGTTATCCGGGATACCACATACAGCGCAATAGAGCAGGCACTGGCACAGCAATTAAAAGACTCGACCGTAAAAGTACTCTTTGTGACCAACTCAAGAGTGGCATCCGTAGCCCGTTTTATTGAAGAGCAGCAGATAGCAGGAATATGTCTGATCGGCTTTGATTATCTGCCGGACAATATCGCTTATCTGGAAAAAGGTATTGTAGACTTTTTGCTGTGTCACAAACCTATAGCGCAGGGTTATAAATCAGTGATGTCTCTGTTTCAATTACTGGAAGCCCAGCAGGAACCGCAGAAAATAAACTATATGCCTATTGACGTCATCAGTAAAGAAAATTACCGCTACTACGAAAATTAA
- a CDS encoding beta-N-acetylhexosaminidase — protein MKKYLLIFTLLIMSQLFSFADKIDPDFAVRGFHLDLRVQVMKMPALKKFARQLHDGGVNTLIMEWEATYPFENHPLIPNQFAYTREEVREFVDYCENMGIDVIPLQQSFGHVEYILRHYRYKDLREDQKDYSQINPLKEKEAKALFTDLYKDLISTHKSEYIHIGGDETYLLGHSKESQAKVAAVGKGRLYGDYIKLLCQLVVELGKKPVVWADIAMKYPDALQGIPKETVFIDWNYGWDVDMFGKHSNLLHSGYEIWGAPSLRSHPDNYFLTQWEKHFKNIHDFIPLARQFGYKGMIMTSWSTSGLYGSTWESPKDLVDLYPIRRVYPLSGFNMLIEAYFSALRTQQPLDIKAFIQQYGTNQYGFGEHETDRFWNALRANPYEINQGVISSQAVSITQMKDSADWVLKELQSLSPKKNKNEFAHYILMAQIRQRYLRYMDIEMALNNPNFDPNSIAHLKAELKLLRDEKLDKSFKKLNADFMYTTEIQQENELRNSKIRLLEARLNRLGKN, from the coding sequence ATGAAAAAGTACTTATTAATTTTCACCCTCTTAATCATGAGTCAGCTGTTCTCTTTTGCAGATAAGATTGATCCTGATTTTGCCGTTCGTGGTTTTCACCTGGACCTGCGGGTACAGGTTATGAAAATGCCGGCACTGAAAAAATTTGCCAGACAGCTACACGACGGAGGTGTCAATACCCTGATTATGGAATGGGAAGCTACCTATCCCTTTGAAAATCATCCGTTGATTCCCAATCAGTTTGCCTATACCCGGGAAGAAGTACGTGAATTTGTAGATTATTGCGAGAATATGGGAATAGATGTAATTCCTTTACAGCAAAGTTTCGGACATGTAGAGTATATCCTGCGTCATTACCGCTACAAAGATTTACGTGAAGATCAGAAAGACTATTCGCAGATCAATCCACTGAAAGAAAAGGAAGCAAAAGCCCTTTTTACGGATCTGTACAAAGATCTGATCAGCACACATAAATCCGAATATATCCATATCGGAGGAGATGAAACGTATCTGCTGGGACATTCTAAAGAATCGCAGGCTAAGGTTGCCGCGGTTGGAAAGGGACGGTTGTACGGAGATTATATTAAGCTCCTCTGTCAGCTGGTCGTAGAGCTGGGTAAGAAACCTGTGGTATGGGCGGATATAGCCATGAAATATCCGGATGCACTGCAAGGCATTCCTAAGGAAACTGTTTTCATAGATTGGAACTACGGCTGGGATGTAGATATGTTTGGCAAGCATAGTAATCTGTTGCATTCGGGTTACGAAATCTGGGGAGCACCTTCATTGCGCAGTCATCCGGACAATTATTTTCTGACACAGTGGGAAAAGCATTTTAAAAATATACATGATTTCATTCCATTGGCAAGGCAGTTTGGTTACAAAGGCATGATCATGACTTCCTGGTCTACTTCAGGACTTTACGGCAGTACATGGGAGAGTCCCAAAGATCTGGTTGACTTGTATCCTATACGCCGCGTGTATCCTTTATCCGGATTTAATATGCTGATTGAAGCTTATTTCTCAGCTTTACGCACACAGCAACCGCTCGATATCAAAGCGTTTATACAGCAATACGGAACTAATCAGTATGGATTCGGAGAGCATGAAACCGATAGATTCTGGAATGCGCTTCGTGCAAACCCTTATGAAATAAATCAGGGCGTTATCAGTTCGCAGGCAGTTTCCATCACACAAATGAAGGACAGTGCGGATTGGGTCTTAAAGGAGTTGCAATCGCTTTCGCCTAAAAAGAACAAGAATGAATTTGCACATTATATCCTGATGGCACAGATCAGACAACGTTACCTGCGGTACATGGATATTGAAATGGCGCTGAATAATCCAAATTTTGATCCCAACAGTATAGCGCATCTGAAAGCTGAATTAAAATTGCTTCGGGATGAAAAGCTTGATAAATCATTTAAAAAACTAAATGCTGATTTTATGTACACAACAGAGATACAGCAGGAAAATGAACTGCGTAACAGTAAAATCAGATTGCTGGAAGCACGATTAAACAGATTGGGTAAGAATTAA
- a CDS encoding family 20 glycosylhydrolase — protein MKTKLFFIACFLMLTVHTVKGQTENNYPLSVSWQPLMNNYDGKEQALSTLTIQNTGNKPFPWKGWRLYFNFIRLLEPVDSSQPLDAVHINGDYFYFLPNARGKELQPGEKVTYTMVSKSWVVNYNDAPQGFYLRWDNAKLEPLGPVNYMPPTDEKAFFRVAGDKEMNADMLYEKNLRYQQNEVLQRGQILPSPVSMERHSGTYTLKKKLHVSYDKGFQDEADLLSGTLKSYFGIAAQTAVHTSSGVKDIRLLKEDGLGDEAYKLEVTSRGITVKASAKAGLFYGIQSLKLLIDPANYNKGVSSKIVLPLVTITDEPRFGSRSLMLDVARNFQTKEQILKMLDIMALYKLNTFHFHLNDDEGWRLEIPSIPELTETGAHRAHWEEGKEYNNLPPSYGSGPFADKGRGSGYYSQADFIEILQYAKRRHIKVIPEIETPGHARAAIQAMNSRYRKLLKSGDKASAEAFLLQSSGDSSVFRSVQKWNDNVMDVSMPSVYTFLEQVTDDVIAMYKKAGAELETIHFGGDEVPNGVWEGSPAFAKLKQTDPAIKSTEDLWLRHFDKLYTMLKNKGLLLSGWEEVGMQKITQDGKKKWIPYKGFKDKGIHLNVWNNLGGNEDLAYRLANAGYKVKLSFVSNFYFDMAYHKQFDEQGFYWGGFIDLEKPYSFVPFHYLSNQKQDWLGRPLPERVLAGAEKLTPEGERNIVGLQALLWSETIKSEKEMERMLFPRLLAFSERAWAKPGVWEQDGESAASKVQYEKQVKHFFSIVGQQELKRLQHLGVEYRIPTPGVRQLANKMHVNMELPGFVVRYTENGAVPENTDPIYSKPVPYVKGMLFRAFDEQGRGGLPVSPDLAGGSHEK, from the coding sequence ATGAAAACGAAATTATTCTTTATAGCCTGTTTCCTGATGCTGACGGTGCATACTGTCAAAGGACAAACGGAAAATAACTATCCGTTGTCTGTGAGCTGGCAGCCACTCATGAACAATTATGATGGCAAGGAGCAGGCACTATCGACATTAACCATTCAAAATACAGGTAACAAACCCTTTCCGTGGAAGGGTTGGCGTTTGTATTTTAATTTTATCCGGTTGCTGGAACCCGTCGATTCTTCACAACCCTTAGATGCTGTTCATATAAACGGTGACTACTTTTATTTCCTTCCTAATGCCAGAGGAAAAGAATTGCAGCCGGGGGAGAAGGTCACCTATACAATGGTTTCCAAATCATGGGTTGTAAATTATAATGATGCTCCTCAGGGATTTTATCTTCGTTGGGACAATGCTAAACTGGAACCGCTGGGCCCGGTGAATTATATGCCGCCAACAGATGAGAAAGCGTTTTTCAGGGTTGCAGGTGATAAGGAAATGAATGCAGATATGTTATATGAAAAAAATCTGCGTTATCAGCAGAATGAAGTATTACAGCGCGGACAGATCTTACCATCGCCTGTATCTATGGAGCGGCATTCCGGAACCTATACACTTAAAAAGAAGCTTCATGTTTCTTATGACAAAGGATTTCAGGATGAAGCCGATCTACTCTCCGGGACGTTGAAAAGCTACTTCGGTATTGCTGCGCAAACCGCTGTCCATACATCTTCCGGGGTAAAAGATATCCGGTTGCTGAAAGAAGACGGATTGGGAGATGAGGCTTATAAACTGGAGGTCACGTCCAGGGGAATCACTGTAAAAGCTTCTGCAAAAGCAGGACTCTTTTACGGTATACAGTCTTTAAAGCTGTTAATTGATCCGGCGAATTACAACAAAGGGGTAAGTTCCAAAATCGTACTGCCTTTAGTTACCATTACGGATGAGCCGCGGTTTGGCAGCCGGAGTTTGATGCTGGATGTTGCCCGCAATTTTCAAACTAAAGAGCAGATCCTTAAGATGCTGGATATAATGGCGCTCTATAAACTGAATACCTTTCATTTTCACCTGAATGACGATGAAGGCTGGCGACTGGAAATCCCGTCTATTCCCGAACTGACTGAAACGGGTGCACACAGGGCACATTGGGAAGAAGGAAAGGAATACAATAATCTGCCGCCTTCGTATGGATCCGGTCCATTTGCTGACAAGGGACGTGGAAGCGGATATTACAGTCAGGCAGATTTTATTGAGATCTTACAATATGCCAAACGCAGGCATATTAAAGTGATCCCTGAAATTGAAACTCCGGGACACGCACGTGCTGCTATTCAGGCAATGAACAGCCGCTATCGTAAATTGTTGAAAAGCGGAGACAAAGCCAGTGCGGAAGCTTTCCTGTTGCAGTCATCAGGAGATTCATCCGTATTCCGCTCGGTACAGAAGTGGAATGATAATGTCATGGACGTTTCTATGCCGTCGGTGTACACTTTCCTCGAGCAGGTGACGGACGATGTTATCGCTATGTATAAAAAGGCTGGTGCGGAACTGGAAACTATTCATTTTGGAGGAGATGAGGTGCCGAATGGTGTCTGGGAGGGATCACCGGCTTTTGCTAAATTAAAACAGACAGATCCTGCAATAAAAAGTACAGAAGATCTGTGGCTTCGTCATTTTGACAAGCTGTACACTATGCTGAAGAATAAAGGGCTGCTTCTTTCGGGCTGGGAAGAAGTCGGAATGCAAAAGATTACTCAGGATGGAAAGAAAAAATGGATTCCTTATAAAGGATTTAAGGATAAAGGGATTCATCTCAATGTATGGAATAATCTCGGTGGAAATGAAGACTTGGCCTATCGTCTGGCGAATGCAGGATACAAGGTAAAGCTCTCCTTTGTGAGCAATTTTTATTTCGATATGGCTTACCATAAACAGTTTGATGAGCAAGGTTTTTATTGGGGAGGTTTTATCGATCTGGAAAAGCCATACAGCTTTGTGCCGTTTCACTATTTGAGTAATCAGAAACAGGACTGGCTGGGGAGACCCTTACCTGAGCGCGTGTTGGCGGGTGCAGAAAAACTGACACCGGAAGGAGAACGCAATATCGTAGGATTGCAGGCGCTGCTGTGGTCCGAAACCATCAAATCCGAAAAGGAAATGGAACGTATGCTGTTCCCCAGATTGCTTGCATTTAGTGAGAGAGCCTGGGCAAAGCCTGGCGTGTGGGAGCAAGATGGTGAAAGTGCAGCCTCAAAAGTTCAGTATGAAAAACAAGTAAAGCATTTCTTTTCTATCGTCGGACAGCAGGAATTAAAACGATTGCAGCATCTGGGCGTAGAATACCGTATTCCTACGCCCGGAGTGAGACAGCTGGCAAATAAAATGCATGTCAATATGGAACTTCCGGGATTTGTAGTCCGTTATACTGAAAACGGAGCAGTTCCTGAAAACACAGATCCAATATACAGCAAGCCTGTACCTTATGTAAAAGGAATGTTATTCAGAGCTTTTGATGAACAGGGGCGTGGCGGATTGCCTGTGTCACCGGATTTAGCAGGGGGGAGTCATGAAAAATAA
- a CDS encoding sugar MFS transporter, translating to MKNKHESVAVATLSKRDQAVSIGIIVLLFFVFGFVTWINAILIPYFKGAFTLNHFESYLVAFAFYIAYLLMSVPSGYLLRYVGFKRGMMIGFFIMAIGAAFFVPAGKMQLYPLFLTGLFTLGIGLSVLQTAANPYVTILGDKERAAQRFSIMGISNKLAGIIAPLLFAAIVLRPEDQSMLDSLSTLSPDQKTVAIETLLARVVVPYAVVSGILVLLGLLVKFSPLPEIHTDEEEKEGEGLVKSGKTSILQFPHLLLGSIAIFFHVGSQVIAVDSIIAYGQHSGLSFAQAKTFPAYTLTATIVGYILGIIMVPKVLSQLTALRICTTLGLLLSMAIMLFSGEISFLGYQTDISVWFLVLLGFANSMIWAGIWPLALSGLGRFLKIGASLLVMALCGNAIMPMFYGFFADKIGLKEAYVVLLPCYAYLIFYSFYGFRLKSWKR from the coding sequence ATGAAAAATAAACATGAATCCGTAGCTGTCGCTACGCTCTCCAAACGGGATCAGGCCGTTTCCATTGGTATCATTGTATTGTTGTTCTTTGTTTTTGGATTCGTAACCTGGATCAATGCGATACTGATCCCTTATTTTAAAGGCGCATTTACACTGAATCACTTTGAGTCGTATCTGGTCGCGTTTGCTTTTTATATTGCTTATCTGCTGATGTCTGTTCCTTCGGGATATCTTCTGCGCTATGTAGGATTTAAACGGGGAATGATGATTGGATTTTTTATCATGGCTATAGGGGCAGCTTTTTTTGTTCCGGCAGGGAAAATGCAACTGTATCCGTTGTTTTTGACAGGCCTCTTTACGCTGGGTATCGGACTTTCTGTTTTGCAGACGGCCGCCAATCCTTATGTTACCATCCTGGGAGATAAAGAGCGTGCTGCACAGCGGTTTAGTATTATGGGGATCAGTAATAAACTGGCCGGTATAATAGCGCCTTTGTTGTTTGCCGCTATTGTGTTGCGTCCGGAAGATCAGAGTATGTTAGACAGTTTGTCTACATTGTCTCCCGACCAAAAGACCGTAGCTATTGAAACTTTGCTGGCCAGAGTAGTGGTGCCTTATGCTGTCGTGTCTGGTATTCTGGTGTTACTGGGTTTGTTGGTTAAATTCTCTCCCTTACCCGAAATTCATACGGATGAAGAAGAAAAGGAGGGGGAAGGGCTGGTCAAATCCGGGAAAACAAGCATATTGCAGTTTCCGCACCTTCTGCTTGGAAGTATTGCTATTTTCTTTCATGTAGGCTCTCAGGTGATTGCTGTAGATAGTATTATTGCGTACGGACAGCATTCGGGATTGTCCTTTGCACAAGCCAAGACATTCCCGGCTTACACGCTTACGGCCACAATAGTCGGATATATTCTGGGTATTATAATGGTGCCCAAAGTACTGAGTCAGCTCACAGCCTTACGTATATGTACGACACTGGGCCTGCTGTTATCCATGGCGATTATGTTGTTTTCCGGAGAGATTTCTTTTTTGGGATATCAGACAGATATTTCCGTGTGGTTTCTGGTGTTGCTCGGATTCGCCAATTCTATGATATGGGCGGGAATCTGGCCACTGGCTTTATCAGGGTTAGGTCGATTCCTCAAGATAGGAGCTTCTCTGCTGGTAATGGCACTTTGTGGCAATGCCATTATGCCTATGTTTTACGGTTTTTTTGCAGATAAAATCGGCCTCAAGGAAGCTTATGTTGTATTGTTGCCGTGTTATGCCTATTTAATATTCTATAGTTTTTACGGATTTCGTTTGAAAAGCTGGAAACGCTAA
- a CDS encoding LacI family DNA-binding transcriptional regulator encodes MKKSDASRITIKDIAKELNLSTATISRVLSNHHAISESTKKLVNDKVKEMGFALDPIASSFRSKKTKSIGVICPRIDIDFHSKVISGIEDYAYNQGYQITIFQSQDSYKKEKEIVKMLETSLAAGIIICPALETNRFDHLKKIDKSNIPLVLYDRNTDSLKASKVVINDFEASYTATQHLIQQGCKTIAHISGNQNVDIFKSRMEGFKQALTDHQLPVHQELIKETRNLSYDEGKIQAEALLEEKITPDGIVCANDYTAVATMKAFRNKGYKIPEEVAIVGFSNYPISAIMEPQISTIDDSAYDMGRVAAKILIQQIEDKDMQALDYQEVVIKTKLIIRDSSDKGIK; translated from the coding sequence ATGAAGAAATCAGACGCGTCGCGCATTACTATAAAAGATATCGCAAAGGAGTTGAATCTCTCCACCGCTACCATTTCCCGCGTCTTGTCCAATCACCATGCTATCAGCGAAAGCACAAAAAAACTGGTCAATGACAAGGTGAAAGAAATGGGCTTTGCACTGGATCCTATTGCTTCCAGTTTCAGAAGTAAGAAAACAAAATCTATTGGAGTGATCTGTCCGCGAATCGACATTGACTTCCATTCCAAGGTGATCAGCGGAATCGAGGACTACGCCTACAATCAGGGATACCAGATCACTATTTTCCAGTCGCAGGACTCTTATAAAAAGGAAAAGGAAATAGTAAAGATGCTGGAAACCTCCCTTGCTGCCGGCATTATTATTTGTCCTGCTTTGGAAACGAATCGGTTCGATCACCTCAAAAAAATCGACAAATCCAATATTCCACTGGTATTATATGACCGGAATACAGATAGTCTCAAAGCAAGTAAAGTAGTGATTAACGACTTTGAAGCTTCCTATACTGCAACTCAGCACCTTATACAGCAAGGCTGCAAAACAATAGCTCATATTTCGGGTAATCAGAATGTGGACATCTTTAAATCCAGAATGGAAGGTTTTAAACAGGCACTGACAGATCATCAGCTACCTGTACACCAGGAATTGATCAAGGAGACCCGAAATCTCAGCTATGATGAAGGAAAAATTCAGGCTGAAGCTTTACTGGAAGAAAAGATAACGCCGGATGGCATTGTCTGTGCCAATGACTATACCGCTGTTGCAACAATGAAAGCATTCCGCAATAAAGGTTACAAAATACCGGAAGAGGTTGCTATCGTCGGATTCAGTAATTACCCTATTTCCGCCATTATGGAGCCGCAGATATCGACCATAGATGACAGTGCATACGATATGGGGCGTGTTGCGGCCAAAATACTGATTCAACAAATAGAGGACAAAGATATGCAGGCACTGGACTATCAGGAAGTCGTGATAAAAACAAAGCTTATTATCCGGGATTCCTCTGACAAGGGGATAAAATAA